A stretch of Candidatus Rokuibacteriota bacterium DNA encodes these proteins:
- a CDS encoding cyclase family protein — protein sequence MAKLTKEDVLKKAEQLKNWGKWGPDDELGVLNYITPQDIVNAARLVRKGKVFRLGLPLDENGPQRGLFGGRWNPIHHMLATGTDAVAGKHDVKPGLRYADDAINLPTQCSTQVDALSHVFIGDKMWNGYAATLVDSRGAQKNGIEKFADKLVGRGVLLDVARHKGVPYLEDGYPITIADLEATARAQKVEVRRADFVIVRTGQMEDRLARGDWGAYAGGPAPGLAFETLDWIHAKQIAGICSDTWGIEVRPNETGPDVFQPWHWVTIPAIGIVHFEILYVKELAQDCAADGVYEFFFCAPPLVITGGTGSPINPQAIK from the coding sequence ATGGCGAAGCTGACCAAAGAGGACGTGTTGAAGAAGGCTGAGCAGCTCAAGAACTGGGGCAAATGGGGTCCCGACGACGAGCTTGGCGTACTCAACTACATCACGCCCCAGGACATCGTGAACGCCGCGCGGCTGGTGAGGAAGGGAAAGGTGTTCCGGCTCGGCCTCCCCCTCGACGAGAACGGCCCGCAGCGCGGCCTCTTCGGCGGCCGCTGGAACCCCATCCACCACATGCTCGCGACCGGCACCGACGCCGTCGCCGGCAAGCACGACGTCAAGCCCGGCCTGCGCTACGCGGACGACGCCATCAATCTCCCGACCCAGTGCAGCACCCAGGTGGACGCGCTCTCGCACGTGTTCATCGGCGACAAGATGTGGAACGGCTATGCGGCGACGCTCGTCGATAGCCGCGGCGCCCAGAAGAACGGCATCGAGAAGTTCGCCGACAAGCTCGTCGGCCGCGGCGTGCTGCTCGACGTAGCCCGCCACAAGGGCGTTCCGTATCTCGAGGACGGCTACCCGATCACGATCGCCGATCTGGAGGCGACGGCCCGTGCCCAGAAGGTGGAAGTGCGTCGCGCCGACTTCGTGATCGTGCGCACCGGGCAGATGGAGGACCGCCTGGCGAGGGGCGACTGGGGCGCCTACGCGGGCGGCCCGGCCCCCGGCCTGGCCTTCGAGACCCTGGACTGGATCCACGCCAAGCAGATCGCCGGGATCTGCAGCGACACCTGGGGCATCGAGGTGCGGCCGAACGAGACGGGCCCGGATGTCTTCCAGCCCTGGCACTGGGTGACGATCCCGGCGATCGGGATCGTGCACTTCGAGATCTTGTACGTCAAAGAGCTGGCCCAGGACTGTGCGGCCGACGGGGTGTACGAGTTCTTCTTCTGCGCGCCTCCGCTGGTGATCACCGGCGGCACGGGCTCGCCCATCAATCCGCAGGCGATCAAGTAA
- a CDS encoding C-terminal binding protein: MAEKAKVVLTDYVWESLDVEKKTLAGIASLVALQTKRADEFLPEAKDCDALLNTYAGPITADVMAWMPKCKIIARYGIGVDTIDLDAATDAGIIVTNNPTYCIEEVAEHTMALLLACARKVAFYDRLVRTGRWEVPPGKPMFRLVGRTLGLVGFGNIARAVSVRAAAFGMRVLYYDPFVEAGQVHVPGERRELFELLRESDFVSVHPPLIPETRGMMNDEAFAQMKPTAFLVNCARGPIVDTRALVRALDAGRIAGCALDTTDPEPLPDPHPLRGRENVMITPHAAWYSEQAMVGLQVGAPQEVRRVLTGEWPVNVVNKAVKGRNRAGL, encoded by the coding sequence ATGGCCGAGAAGGCGAAGGTAGTTCTGACCGATTACGTCTGGGAGTCGCTGGACGTGGAGAAGAAGACCCTCGCGGGCATTGCCAGCCTCGTGGCGCTCCAGACCAAGAGGGCGGACGAGTTCCTCCCCGAGGCGAAGGACTGCGACGCGCTCCTCAATACCTACGCCGGCCCCATCACGGCCGACGTCATGGCCTGGATGCCCAAGTGCAAGATCATTGCCCGTTACGGCATCGGCGTAGACACCATTGACCTCGACGCTGCGACAGACGCGGGCATCATCGTCACCAACAACCCCACCTACTGTATCGAGGAGGTCGCCGAGCACACGATGGCCCTCCTCCTGGCCTGCGCGCGCAAGGTGGCCTTCTACGACCGGCTCGTGCGGACGGGGCGCTGGGAGGTCCCGCCGGGCAAGCCGATGTTCCGCCTGGTGGGGCGGACGCTGGGCCTGGTGGGCTTCGGGAACATCGCGCGTGCTGTCTCGGTACGCGCCGCGGCATTCGGGATGCGAGTGTTGTACTACGACCCCTTCGTCGAGGCGGGACAGGTCCACGTTCCGGGTGAGAGGCGAGAGCTCTTCGAGCTGCTCCGAGAGTCGGACTTCGTCTCCGTTCATCCTCCTCTCATCCCGGAGACACGGGGGATGATGAATGACGAGGCCTTCGCCCAGATGAAGCCGACGGCCTTCCTCGTCAACTGCGCCCGCGGGCCCATCGTGGACACCCGGGCCCTCGTCCGGGCGCTGGACGCGGGCCGGATCGCGGGGTGTGCGCTTGACACAACGGATCCCGAGCCTCTTCCCGATCCCCACCCCCTGCGCGGTCGCGAGAACGTGATGATCACCCCCCACGCCGCCTGGTACAGCGAGCAGGCCATGGTGGGACTCCAGGTGGGCGCGCCTCAGGAAGTGCGACGGGTCCTCACGGGCGAGTGGCCGGTCAACGTGGTCAACAAGGCGGTGAAGGGGAGGAACCGGGCAGGCCTCTAG
- a CDS encoding cupin domain-containing protein, whose amino-acid sequence MEILDLKGALEFSPERHVYKFLAETPHCSISVVGWEPGQASPIHSHPGADEIYHVLEGEGLFNDGRKEVRLHIGATVVFPAGEVHRVQSLTRMVLYRVQAGTDRHAELLDAWPAP is encoded by the coding sequence ATGGAGATTCTCGATCTGAAGGGCGCGCTGGAGTTCTCACCAGAACGGCACGTCTACAAGTTCCTGGCTGAGACCCCGCACTGCTCGATCAGCGTCGTCGGGTGGGAGCCGGGGCAGGCATCGCCCATCCATTCCCACCCGGGGGCCGACGAGATCTACCACGTCCTGGAAGGTGAAGGGCTCTTCAACGATGGACGGAAGGAGGTGCGGCTGCACATCGGGGCCACGGTCGTCTTTCCGGCCGGCGAGGTGCATCGTGTCCAGAGCCTCACGCGAATGGTGCTGTACCGAGTCCAGGCCGGGACTGACCGGCACGCCGAGCTACTGGATGCATGGCCGGCGCCTTGA
- a CDS encoding DinB family protein gives MTTLAPKEVLLANLERVAQDTLTYFDGPGRVTNARVDRWQARDVLMHFIYFHDATAWGIQSAGLGGPPWPVPADSDTVNEVCRRLHEHESFDELLAQVRQAHARLMRAARNAPDLDKPCFQRATGELMTGRQRLELLARHWAEHVRALQEAARA, from the coding sequence ATGACGACGCTGGCTCCGAAGGAAGTGCTCCTCGCCAACCTGGAGAGAGTGGCGCAAGACACCTTGACCTATTTCGACGGGCCGGGCCGGGTGACCAACGCTCGGGTCGACCGATGGCAGGCCCGGGATGTGCTCATGCACTTCATCTACTTCCACGATGCGACCGCGTGGGGAATCCAGTCGGCAGGGCTGGGCGGGCCGCCGTGGCCGGTGCCGGCCGATTCGGACACCGTAAACGAGGTATGCCGCCGCCTCCACGAGCACGAGAGTTTCGACGAGCTGCTGGCCCAGGTGCGGCAGGCCCACGCCCGGCTGATGCGCGCCGCCCGCAACGCGCCCGATCTTGACAAGCCCTGCTTTCAGCGCGCGACGGGGGAGCTGATGACAGGACGGCAGCGGTTGGAGCTGCTCGCCCGCCACTGGGCCGAGCACGTACGAGCACTGCAGGAAGCGGCGCGGGCCTGA
- a CDS encoding SDR family oxidoreductase: protein MADSPLKDSVVVVTGAGRGIGREIALAFAREGAALVLASRAEQALHETRASIEALGGAGLVVPTDISRAESVQNLADRALEHFGRVDVLVNNSGIGGPSAPLWEIEPKDWEATFAVNVTGTYLCCRAFLPAMIRRGSGSIIIIGSMTGKRPLWGRTPYAASKLALVGLARTLAVEAGPYGVRVNVISPGPVEGERIEWVIKKQAEGRGISVEEVRQELASGAALKRLVPPGDVASTAVFLASPQASSITGEDVNVSAGLVMY, encoded by the coding sequence ATGGCCGACTCACCGCTGAAAGATAGTGTGGTCGTGGTGACCGGTGCCGGTCGGGGCATCGGTCGCGAGATCGCTCTCGCCTTTGCGCGGGAGGGCGCCGCCCTGGTGCTCGCGTCTCGGGCTGAGCAGGCGCTCCACGAGACCCGCGCCTCCATCGAAGCCCTGGGTGGCGCGGGCCTGGTTGTCCCCACCGACATCAGCCGGGCTGAGAGCGTGCAGAACCTTGCCGACCGGGCCCTGGAGCATTTCGGCCGCGTGGACGTCCTGGTGAACAACAGCGGGATCGGTGGGCCGTCGGCTCCCCTGTGGGAGATCGAGCCGAAAGACTGGGAGGCCACCTTCGCCGTCAACGTCACCGGCACCTACCTGTGCTGCCGGGCGTTCCTGCCCGCCATGATCAGGCGGGGGTCGGGCTCCATCATTATCATCGGGTCGATGACCGGGAAACGACCGCTGTGGGGGCGGACCCCCTACGCGGCGAGCAAGCTGGCGCTGGTCGGGCTGGCGAGAACCCTTGCGGTGGAGGCCGGCCCGTACGGGGTTCGGGTCAACGTCATCTCCCCGGGCCCGGTGGAAGGCGAGCGCATCGAGTGGGTGATCAAGAAGCAGGCGGAGGGACGAGGGATCAGCGTGGAGGAGGTCAGGCAGGAGCTGGCCAGCGGCGCCGCGCTCAAGCGGCTCGTCCCCCCTGGCGATGTGGCCAGTACCGCGGTCTTTCTGGCGTCTCCCCAGGCCAGCTCGATCACCGGGGAGGACGTGAACGTTTCGGCGGGCTTGGTGATGTACTGA
- a CDS encoding alpha/beta fold hydrolase, whose product MIRKLRTHRDGQQWILDLALNMRGRVQNFERDEPETPRRTHNYRMLPKMWREAAEHHEALARRAQASGFRVTATEHYDHAIEAYRMAQHPIFYDDNPVKLRLYAKLAEMVDRRSECAAYPIERVEIPFDDGQTISCLLHLLPDRRKAPCIVYVPGMDQTKEVFPRASHNIAIPRGFHVLAMDGPGQGASNIRKIRSVGDSYERAGAAVLDYLLRRKEIDASKVAIYGISMGSYWSLRLASYDHRMAAVVSGVACFNPNNTIFTQSSPRFKQMFMYMAGIEEEDEFDEMARTMTVRGYVERIACPTLLVTGEFDPLCPLEDAVEVFEELRVPRELWVFENQFHPLWKIQNLGSLDAHEYVVDWLDRTLSQGLPLGHRRIVYAKQNGDGPFGDCEWTPPVGAGQPYF is encoded by the coding sequence ATGATACGGAAACTGCGGACGCACCGGGACGGCCAGCAATGGATCCTCGACCTGGCCCTCAACATGCGGGGGCGCGTCCAGAACTTCGAGCGGGACGAGCCCGAGACCCCGCGGCGCACGCACAATTACCGGATGCTGCCGAAGATGTGGCGCGAAGCCGCCGAGCACCACGAGGCACTCGCCCGGCGCGCCCAGGCGAGCGGCTTCCGCGTCACCGCCACGGAGCATTACGACCACGCCATCGAAGCGTACCGGATGGCGCAGCACCCGATCTTCTACGACGACAACCCGGTGAAGCTGCGCCTCTACGCGAAGCTTGCCGAAATGGTCGACCGCCGCTCGGAGTGCGCCGCGTACCCGATCGAACGCGTCGAGATCCCCTTCGACGACGGCCAGACCATCTCCTGCCTGCTCCATCTCCTGCCCGACCGGCGAAAGGCGCCGTGTATCGTCTACGTCCCCGGGATGGACCAGACCAAGGAGGTCTTTCCGCGCGCCTCCCACAACATCGCCATCCCGCGCGGCTTCCACGTCCTCGCTATGGACGGTCCCGGGCAGGGCGCCTCGAACATCAGGAAGATCCGGAGCGTCGGCGACAGCTACGAGCGCGCGGGCGCGGCGGTGCTGGACTACCTGCTCAGGCGAAAGGAGATCGACGCCTCGAAGGTCGCGATCTACGGGATCAGCATGGGAAGCTACTGGTCGCTCCGGCTGGCGAGCTACGATCACCGGATGGCGGCCGTCGTGAGCGGTGTCGCGTGCTTCAACCCGAACAACACGATCTTCACCCAGTCTTCGCCGCGCTTCAAACAGATGTTCATGTACATGGCCGGCATCGAGGAGGAGGACGAGTTCGACGAGATGGCGCGGACGATGACCGTCAGGGGCTACGTGGAACGGATCGCCTGCCCGACGCTCCTGGTGACTGGGGAGTTCGACCCGCTGTGCCCGCTGGAGGACGCGGTCGAGGTCTTCGAGGAGCTCCGGGTCCCCAGAGAGCTGTGGGTCTTCGAGAACCAGTTCCATCCGCTCTGGAAGATCCAGAACCTCGGCTCACTCGATGCCCACGAGTACGTGGTGGACTGGCTCGACAGGACCCTGAGTCAAGGGCTTCCGTTGGGCCACCGGCGCATCGTCTACGCCAAGCAGAACGGCGACGGGCCGTTCGGTGACTGTGAGTGGACGCCGCCCGTCGGGGCCGGTCAACCCTATTTCTGA
- a CDS encoding dienelactone hydrolase family protein, which yields MTAPMDPEYVVLTEPVPGSDIPVHLMYVPTLDGLYAPIGLRRPPGEGRFPIVLLASGNGGGGMPWVREAVRNRGWIMERLLRAGYAVAWLRYRAEVELGYNTGGRLVQDLRQGRQLLNRSPLEYEDEIDIVKYVKTLPFVDPNRVGLAGVSHAGEMIFKLASEYHGVAAGVACEPANHEFLDLTPDETARVNPETQLRDIEEMQMREVLKVRARINEKVARERIRTIRTPILVMGRQDDHLQGIFRVSYDLLREEGKDAEWVSYDHPMHGYLFPVRSADGAYAVDAMQEAAIDTAIDFFNRHMK from the coding sequence ATGACCGCCCCCATGGACCCCGAATACGTCGTCCTCACAGAGCCCGTTCCGGGCTCTGACATCCCCGTCCACCTGATGTACGTCCCGACGCTCGACGGGCTCTACGCCCCCATCGGCCTGAGACGGCCTCCGGGCGAGGGACGCTTCCCGATCGTTCTCCTTGCCTCGGGCAACGGAGGCGGAGGGATGCCGTGGGTCCGCGAGGCGGTGCGCAACCGCGGCTGGATCATGGAGCGGCTCCTGCGCGCCGGCTACGCCGTCGCCTGGCTGCGCTACCGCGCCGAGGTGGAGCTCGGCTACAACACGGGCGGCCGGCTGGTCCAGGACCTCCGCCAGGGGCGGCAGCTCCTCAACCGCTCCCCGCTCGAGTACGAGGATGAGATCGACATCGTCAAGTACGTGAAGACGCTGCCCTTCGTGGACCCGAATCGGGTCGGGCTCGCGGGAGTGAGCCACGCCGGGGAGATGATCTTCAAGCTCGCCAGCGAGTACCACGGGGTAGCAGCCGGTGTGGCCTGCGAGCCCGCCAACCACGAGTTCCTCGACCTCACCCCCGACGAGACGGCCCGCGTCAACCCTGAGACGCAGCTCCGCGATATCGAGGAGATGCAGATGCGCGAGGTGCTCAAGGTGCGGGCGCGCATCAACGAGAAGGTCGCCCGAGAGCGCATCCGGACGATCCGGACGCCGATCCTGGTCATGGGGCGCCAGGACGATCACCTGCAAGGCATCTTCCGCGTGAGCTACGACCTGCTGCGGGAGGAGGGCAAGGACGCGGAGTGGGTCTCCTACGACCATCCGATGCACGGCTATCTCTTCCCCGTCCGCAGCGCAGATGGAGCCTACGCCGTCGACGCGATGCAGGAGGCGGCGATCGACACGGCGATCGACTTCTTCAACCGCCACATGAAGTGA
- a CDS encoding ABC transporter ATP-binding protein, translating to MPVLETRKLAKQFGGLVAVNGVDYAVEPGELRSIIGPNGAGKTTFFNMIAGDLPPTSGQVIFKGEDITRLSSFERSHRGIGRTYQITNIFPRLSVLENVRIAAQSRRTTFNMWTGVASHRELIQKAEHIVDRVRLADKRHDLAGTLSHGEQRYLEIGIALATDPELLLLDEPTAGMSPEESRETAKFIRGLANSLTIILVEHDMEIVMGISDRISVLHYGELLAEGTVDEIRANEDVRRVYLRE from the coding sequence ATGCCCGTCCTTGAGACGCGTAAGCTCGCCAAGCAGTTCGGCGGCCTGGTAGCCGTCAACGGCGTGGACTACGCGGTCGAGCCGGGGGAGCTCCGCTCCATCATCGGTCCGAACGGGGCGGGGAAGACCACCTTCTTCAACATGATCGCGGGCGACCTGCCGCCGACCTCCGGGCAGGTCATCTTCAAGGGGGAGGACATCACCCGGCTCTCCAGCTTCGAGCGCTCGCACCGGGGCATCGGCCGGACGTACCAGATCACGAACATCTTCCCCCGGCTGTCGGTGCTCGAGAACGTGCGTATCGCCGCTCAGTCCCGCAGGACCACGTTCAATATGTGGACGGGCGTGGCGAGCCACCGCGAGCTGATCCAGAAGGCCGAGCACATCGTCGATCGCGTCCGCCTGGCCGACAAGCGCCACGACCTCGCCGGCACCCTGTCGCACGGCGAGCAACGCTACCTGGAGATCGGGATCGCGCTTGCCACGGACCCCGAGCTCTTGCTGCTCGACGAGCCCACGGCGGGCATGAGCCCGGAGGAGTCAAGGGAGACCGCGAAGTTCATCCGGGGCCTCGCGAACTCCCTCACCATCATCCTCGTCGAGCACGACATGGAGATCGTCATGGGGATTTCGGACAGGATCAGCGTCCTCCACTACGGAGAGCTGCTCGCGGAGGGAACGGTGGACGAGATCCGGGCGAATGAGGACGTCCGACGCGTCTATCTGAGAGAGTGA